Proteins from a genomic interval of Paenibacillus thermoaerophilus:
- a CDS encoding aminopeptidase: MRDPRLSVLAKNLVQYSVDVQPGDNVLIEMYGSERELVKCLVEEVYARGGRPFVELIDHSVQRAILKEASQEQIELWAEQDLARMKQMDCYIAIRAGENANELSDVPDEKMKLYNRLYRHPVHQEQRVKKTRWVVLRYPNASMAQMANKSTEAFEDFYFDVCNLDYARMDQAMTPLLDLMNRTDRVRIVSPGTDLTFSIKGIGAKKCSGHRNIPDGEVFTAPVRDSVNGVIQYNTPTVYSGITFENVRLRFENGKIVEATANDTKRLNEILDTDEGARYIGEFSLGFNPYILHPMKDILFDEKIAGSLHFTPGQAYEDTDNGNRSAVHWDMVLIQRPEYGGGEVWFDDKLIRKDGRFVIPELEGLNPEHLK; this comes from the coding sequence ATGAGAGATCCGAGATTGTCCGTATTGGCGAAAAATTTGGTGCAGTATTCGGTGGACGTGCAGCCTGGCGACAACGTGCTGATCGAGATGTACGGCTCCGAACGCGAGCTCGTCAAATGCCTGGTGGAAGAGGTGTACGCGCGCGGCGGACGGCCGTTCGTCGAACTGATCGACCATTCCGTCCAGCGGGCGATTTTGAAGGAAGCCAGCCAGGAGCAGATCGAGCTGTGGGCGGAGCAGGATCTGGCCCGCATGAAGCAGATGGACTGCTATATCGCCATTCGCGCGGGAGAGAACGCCAACGAGCTGTCCGACGTGCCGGACGAGAAGATGAAGCTGTACAACCGGCTGTACCGCCATCCGGTGCACCAGGAGCAGCGCGTCAAGAAGACGCGGTGGGTGGTGCTCCGTTACCCGAACGCGTCGATGGCCCAGATGGCCAACAAAAGCACGGAAGCGTTCGAGGACTTTTATTTCGACGTGTGCAACCTGGACTATGCCCGTATGGACCAAGCCATGACGCCTCTGCTCGACCTGATGAACCGGACGGATCGGGTGCGGATCGTATCGCCCGGCACAGACCTGACGTTCTCGATCAAGGGCATCGGCGCCAAAAAGTGCAGCGGCCACCGCAATATTCCCGACGGCGAAGTATTCACCGCGCCCGTGCGCGATTCGGTCAACGGAGTCATTCAATACAACACCCCGACCGTCTACAGCGGAATCACGTTCGAGAACGTCCGCCTGCGGTTCGAAAACGGCAAAATCGTCGAGGCGACGGCGAACGATACGAAGCGGCTTAACGAAATTCTCGACACGGACGAAGGAGCCCGCTATATCGGCGAATTCAGTCTCGGCTTCAACCCTTATATCTTGCACCCGATGAAAGACATTTTGTTCGACGAAAAAATCGCCGGCAGCCTTCACTTTACGCCCGGTCAAGCGTACGAGGATACGGACAACGGCAACCGTTCGGCGGTTCACTGGGATATGGTGCTGATCCAGCGCCCCGAATACGGAGGCGGCGAAGTGTGGTTCGACGACAAGCTGATCCGCAAAGACGGCCGCTTCGTCATTCCGGAATTGGAAGGACTGAATCCGGAGCATCTCAAATAA
- a CDS encoding TVP38/TMEM64 family protein, with amino-acid sequence MGNKTGRWGIAAAVAAAVVLLIATAMSPVGAYIRGIDPNELSAWVRSFGWLAWIVAILLIALQTFAPFVPFVLLAGANVLVFGFWGGFAVSYLSACAAAVAAFALARALGREWVESRFGGRKGFARMQRSLERNGFFYVLMGRLLAFVPSSAVNYAAGASGVKLRSFTLATLLGKLPIVFAECLVGYDVMHMHENKGRLLLMLAFIALLAAAGQAFRNKLLIKEEQRG; translated from the coding sequence ATGGGGAACAAAACTGGACGCTGGGGGATAGCGGCCGCGGTCGCCGCCGCGGTTGTCCTCCTGATCGCAACGGCGATGTCGCCGGTCGGAGCTTACATCCGCGGCATCGATCCGAACGAGTTGTCGGCATGGGTGAGATCGTTCGGCTGGCTGGCCTGGATCGTCGCGATCCTGCTGATCGCCCTCCAGACGTTTGCGCCGTTTGTGCCGTTTGTGTTGCTCGCAGGCGCCAATGTGCTGGTATTCGGCTTTTGGGGCGGTTTTGCCGTCAGTTATTTAAGCGCGTGCGCCGCGGCCGTCGCGGCTTTTGCGCTTGCCCGGGCATTGGGCCGGGAATGGGTGGAGTCGCGGTTCGGCGGGCGGAAAGGCTTTGCCCGGATGCAGCGGTCTCTGGAGCGAAACGGTTTTTTTTATGTGCTGATGGGACGCCTGCTGGCTTTTGTGCCCTCCTCTGCGGTTAATTACGCGGCGGGCGCCTCAGGGGTGAAGCTCCGTTCGTTTACGCTTGCGACGCTGCTCGGCAAGCTGCCCATCGTGTTCGCGGAATGCCTGGTGGGATACGACGTGATGCATATGCACGAGAACAAAGGACGCCTGCTGCTGATGCTCGCCTTCATCGCGCTGCTTGCGGCCGCCGGACAGGCGTTCCGGAATAAATTATTAATCAAGGAGGAGCAACGAGGATGA
- a CDS encoding HPr family phosphocarrier protein, with the protein MPGSGNTAIVQISQAANKFRSSIVLQYENKFIDVKSILGLYTTLVDKGVYDLHVHGPDAEEAKKTLAELFEQHNLKVRIVEDE; encoded by the coding sequence ATGCCAGGTTCCGGCAATACGGCGATTGTGCAGATTTCCCAAGCGGCGAACAAGTTTCGTTCTTCGATCGTCTTGCAATACGAGAACAAATTCATCGACGTGAAAAGCATTCTCGGTCTGTATACGACGCTGGTCGATAAAGGCGTTTACGATCTGCACGTCCATGGACCCGACGCTGAAGAAGCTAAGAAGACGCTGGCTGAACTGTTCGAGCAGCATAATCTGAAGGTTCGGATCGTCGAGGACGAATAA
- a CDS encoding YlaN family protein, translated as MTSSEQVWTLNEKALRLLEEDADKIAKLIAVQMDTLMNRRCPLYEEVLDTQMYGLSREIDFAIRAGLVDAADGKALLTRLERKLAELYDALNKS; from the coding sequence ATGACATCTTCAGAACAAGTGTGGACCTTGAACGAGAAGGCCCTTCGTTTATTGGAAGAAGACGCGGACAAAATCGCTAAGCTGATCGCCGTCCAGATGGATACGCTGATGAATCGCCGCTGTCCGCTTTACGAGGAAGTGCTCGATACCCAGATGTACGGGTTGTCCCGCGAGATCGACTTCGCGATCCGTGCCGGTCTGGTGGACGCGGCCGACGGCAAAGCGCTGTTGACCCGGCTGGAGCGGAAGCTTGCCGAATTGTACGACGCTCTCAATAAAAGCTGA
- a CDS encoding Asp23/Gls24 family envelope stress response protein, whose amino-acid sequence MEELENQGVIRISDDVVSTIAGLAAIETPGIAGMSGGISEGWAKRLSGKNVQKGVTVEVGQVEAAIDLRVIVQYGSKIQDVCRELQLNVKEAVENMTGLRVVEVNVKVEGVSFREEEAEEPAPRLK is encoded by the coding sequence ATGGAAGAGCTCGAGAATCAAGGTGTAATTCGGATATCGGATGATGTCGTCTCCACGATAGCCGGCCTGGCGGCTATCGAGACTCCCGGGATCGCCGGGATGTCCGGCGGCATAAGCGAAGGCTGGGCCAAACGTCTGAGCGGCAAAAACGTGCAGAAAGGCGTGACGGTTGAAGTCGGACAAGTCGAAGCGGCTATCGACCTTCGCGTCATCGTGCAATACGGCAGCAAAATTCAGGACGTATGCAGAGAGCTGCAATTAAATGTCAAAGAAGCCGTGGAGAATATGACGGGTCTCCGCGTCGTGGAAGTCAACGTCAAAGTCGAAGGCGTCTCGTTCCGCGAGGAAGAAGCGGAAGAGCCGGCGCCCCGGTTAAAGTAA